Below is a genomic region from uncultured Erythrobacter sp..
GAAATGTCCATCATCGCCGTGACACAAGGCGCAAGCGTGCGACCTTCGAGCATGCGCGGTTCGGGGCGGTTGAAGGCGTCGAGGTGTTCTTGAACACCTTCAAAGCCGAGCATTGCTCGGCCCAAAGTGCCGGTGACGTAGATTGCATCTCCGATCTGCGCACCTGAGCGCGCCGGGACCGGAATGTGCGTGGCGCGGCCGATAGCGGTTAGACCGATTGTGCGTGCGCCCTTGGCCGCGAATGTGTCGCCGCCCAGCAATTGGACATCCATCGCGTCCAAAGCTTGCCAGAGTCCGCTGACGAATTCCGCATCTTCGTCGCCGAGCGGATAGCTAAGCATCACACCGACCGGCTCTGCGCCCTTTGCTGCAAGGTCTGACAGGTTGCTCGCCACCAACTTCCAGGCGACATCGCGCAGGTTGGCATCAGCACGGAAATGCGTGCCTTCGGCCATCGTGTCATGGGTGAGCACAAGCGTCTCGCCGCCGATCTCGATCACTGCGGCATCATCATTGAGCCCGCGTGCGCCCTGATGGAGCGGCAATGCGCGCAAGGCGGCGATGAAAGCCGCTTCGTCTATGACCGCACCTCTTTGGCCACCGCGTCAAGGATGCCGTTCACGAATTTCGCCTCGCGGTCATCGAAGAAAGCTTTGGCGACATCGACATATTCGCTGATCGCGCTGGCTGCCGGCACATCGGCGCGGGCGATCAGCTCGTAAGTGCCTGCGCGCAGGATTTGCAGCATCGTCTTGTCGAGCCGTTTGAGTGTCCACCCGCCGGCAAGCTTGGCGGTCAGCACCGCGTCGATCTCGTCGCGCCGCGCATCGACACCGCGCACGATGTCGTCGAAGAACTCGACCTCGGCATCGGCGAAGACCTCGCCTTCGTGGTCCTCGTCATCCACCTCGCGGCCCAGACGGTGTTGGTGGAACTCATCGAGCAGCTTGGCGAGCGCGGTCTTCTCCATGTGCTGCTGGTAAAGCGCCTGAACGGCGGCGAGGCGCGCAGTGGAGCGGGCTTGGGAACGGGCTGGAGTTGTCATTTGAGGCGCAATTCTACCGATTTGGCGTGTGCGGGAAGGCCCTCTGCATGGGCCAGAGTAACAGCGGCGGGTCCGATCTTGCCGAGCGCGGCATCATCAAGCCCGATAAAGCTGGTGCGTTTCATGAAGTCGAGCACCGAGAGCCCGCTGGAAAAGCGCGCGCGGCGGCCCGTTGGCAAGACGTGGTTGGGTCCAGCGACATAATCGCCCACTGCCTCGGGCGTCATCCGGCCAAGGAAGATGCTGCCCGCATGGCGAACTTCGCGCATCAGCGCTTCGGGTTCGTCAATAGCGAGTTCGAGGTGTTCAGCGGCCAAACGGTTGATCAGCGCGGGCGCTTCCTCGGCGATATCGTTGACGATGATGATTACGCCGTAGTCATCCCAGCTCGCTTTTGCTGTCTTGCCGGTGTCGAGCTGGGTCAGCTGGAGATCGATGCAGGCGCGCACCTGCGCGGCGAAGCCCTGATCGTCTGTGATTAGGATCGATTGCGAGGTTGGGTCATGTTCGGCCTGCGAAAGCAGGTCGGCGGCGATCCAGTCGGGGTCGTTCTTGCCGTCTGCGACCACTAGGATTTCGCTCGGGCCTGCAACCATGTCGATGCCGACAACGCCGAATAGCTGGCGCTTTGCCTCTGCGACATAAGCGTTGCCGGGGCCGGTGATGACATCGACCGGCTTGATCTTGTCGGTGCCATAGGCGAGCGCGCCCACAGCCTGCGCACCGCCTACGCGCCAGATCTCGTCGATACCGGCAATATGCGCCGCAGCGAGCACCAGCGGGTTTGACTTGCCCTTGGGCGTTGGCGTTACGACGACAACCCGTTCAACCCCGGCCACGCGCGCGGGAATGGCGTTCATCAGCAGCGAGGAGGGATAGGCGGCGCGCCCTCCGGGAACATAAAGCCCCGCCGCATCTACCGGCCGCCAGATCGCGCCAAGCCGCACGCCGGCTTCGTCGGTGAAGTCGCGATTTTCCGGCAATTGCGCCTCGTGATAGGCGCGGATGCGGGAGGCAGCGAGGTCGAGCGCCTCGCGTTGCTCCTGCTCGATCTGCTCGTAAGCTTCCCTGCAACGCTCCGCCGTGACCTTCCAGTCGGCATCGTCGATCAGCGAATATCCGTCATAACGCTGCGTATATTGAACCAGCGCGTCATCGCCGCCGGTCTTTACAGTGCGTAATATGTCGAGGACTTGACCCGCGACATCGCTATCGGCCTCGCGGCGCGCTTCGACCACGCGTTTGAAGCGTTGCTCGAAATCGGGATCGAGGGTGGAAATCTGCTGCATCAGGCGGCTTCGCCCTTAGCACGACCTTCAGCATCGGCGCGGAAAGCCGCGACCAGATCAGCAACGCGCGGATCGGTTTTGAGCGCGGCGCGGTTCACGATCAGGCGCGCGGTGATGTCGATGATCTTCTGCGTCTCAACCAGACCGTTCTGCTTCAGCGTCGTGCCGGTTGAGACCAGATCGACAATCTGGCGCGCCAGCCCAAGCGACGGAGCCAGTTCCATCGCGCCGTTGAGCTTCACGCATTCGGCCTGAACGCCTTGCCGTTCAAAATGGCGGCGGGTGAGGCTGGGATATTTGGTTGCAACGCGCAGATGGCTAGCTCCAGCAGTCTCTTCAGGATCGCTGGCAAGACGCGCAACTGAAAGGCGGCAGTGACCGATATCGAGGTCCACTGGCGCGTAGAGATCGGAATAGTCGAATTCTTCGATCACATCCGATCCGACGATTCCCACCTGCGCCGCTCCATGCGCTACAAAAGTCGCCACATCGAATGCGCGCACCCGGATCAGCCGCATATCATCGCGCGATGTGCCAAAGGAAAGCGAGCGGTTGGACTTGTCGTGAAAGCCATCCTCGGGCACGACGCCAGCGCGCGCCATTACTGGCAGCGCTTCGTCCAGAATGCGGCCCTTGGGCACAGCGAATGTCAGCTGGCCTGTGGCGGAAGGTTTCGAGTTGCTCGTCATTGCGCGGCGGGACTTAGGCACTGGGCGATCAAAGGGCAACATAAACGCGGCAACTCAAATAAGGCAAAGGTGGTGGACCGATGAGCGATGGTGGGATCATGGGGCTTGAGGAGTTCGCAGCGGCGCTCGACTGGCAGGCGGCGCATGCTGAAGAGAACGATGCACCGTGCACTGCTCGCGTGATCCGTGCGCTTGCCAAAGTGCGCGAGGGTGACACCGCGACCGGACGGCGGATAGCGAACTGGCAGGGGTTAACGCTCAAAGATGCGATGCCGCTGAGGATGGCGGGCGGTCTGCATCACCTGCTGCTATCAGGCGAGGATGAGCGGCTTGCGCGGGTCTATTCGGGCCAGATAAGCGATCAGGGGCAGGTCGACCGGCTGGTTTGCGAGCTGGTCGAAACCTACGACACCCTCCTTCTCCCATGGCTCGACGGGCCGCCGCAAACCAACGAGGCTGGGCGTTCGGCCAGCCTGATGGCGGGGCTCTTGTGGCTGGCGCAGCGCACCGTACCCCGCTTCGAGCTGTTCGAACTGGGCGCCAGCGCGGGCGTGAACACGATGCTGGACCGGTATCATTTCAAACTCGGCGCGACTGAGGTTGGTCCAGCGAAATCACCGATGCAGATCGAGCCTAAATGGCGCGGGGGAGGTGGGTCACCGCCAGCCCCGCCCGAAGCTTTCAAAATCCTGTCAGTGCGAGGCTGCGATGTCGCTCCGGTTGATCTGTCGGACACGGCCAGCGCGCTCAAGCTCAAATCCTATGTCTGGCCGGATGCTCCGGTCAGAATGGCGCGGATCGACGCGGCAATCCAGCTGGCGGGGGAGCGGGCACCTGATCTGGTCAAGCAAGATGCGGGCGATTTTGCCGCGGAAATGCTCGCCCGACCGCAAGCCGAGGGCACGACCCGGGCGATGTTCCACTCCATCATGTGGCAATATATGCCGTCCGAAACGCAGGACGCGATCACCGCCGCGATGGAAGATGCAGGGGCAAAAGCCACGCCAGAGCGCCCGCTGGGCTGGGTCAGTCTCGAGACAGACCCCGCGACCTTCCGCCACGAGTTGAAAGTGCGTTACTGGAATGGCGGCGCGGATGATGGCGCGACGACCTTGCTCAGCCACGCCCATCCGCATGGTGCTTGGGTCGAGTGGGTGGGAGGCTAATCTCAACCCTCCGTGATTTCCTGCGAAAGCAGGAATCCAGCGAGCTATCCAATGGGCTCCTGCTTTCGCAGGAGCTCACTCTGCCAAAAACTTCTCCATCGCCGCGTTCATCGCCTCCGGCGCTTCCCAGGTCACAAAGTGTCCGCAGCCATAGACTGGCTCGATCGTGAGCGGGTCGATCACATTGTCCAGACCTTCGATATTCTCTGACGGCAATGCGAGATCGTCCATCGCCCAAACTACCAGCGTCGGGATCGTCAGCTTGGGCAGATCTGGCGGGGAGTAATCAGCGGGAATCTCGAACGGCTCATCCATGGTCGGCACGTGCATCGTGCTGCCGCGATAGTAATTGAGCATCCCGAAACAGGCATCGCGATCCTCCCATTCGCGCAGCAAACGCGCGCGCTCCTCCTTGGGCATCGCATCAGGGCGGTCCCAATTGACCTCTTGCAGCAAAATGCCGGTGAGGCCCTTTTCGCGGATTAGAGCGTCATTGGCCGGGTCCTTAAACCCGCGAATATACTGGCTCGCCTCACGTTGGCCGTGATGGGTGTAAAGCAGCTTTTGAAAGATCGCCGGATGCGGCGCATTGGCAATAATAGCCCGCTCGACCCGCGCATGCTGCCCGCCCAGTGCCACACCCCAGGCAATCGCTCCGCCCCAATCGTGACCAACGATGGTGAATGTCTCGACTCCCAAGGCATCGGCCAGCAAAAAGACGTCGCCGATCATCTTGTCGGGCGTGTAGTTCTCGGCTCCTTGCGGTTTTGACGAGCCTGCATAGCCGCGCTGATCAGGGGCGATGCAGCGATAGCGGTCAGAGAAATGGGCGAGCTGGTGCCGCCATGTGCGGTGGTTTTCGGGAAAGCCGTGGAGGAAGATGAGCGCTGGCGCATCGCGCGGGCCTATGTCCACCACGTTGAGTTCTATCCCGTTGGCGAGCGCGATACGGGTCTGTTCGAGCGAGGTCACTCTGTCGCCTCGATCTTCTCCATATAACCCGCCGCGACCATGCCCGCGACCTGATCGAGCAATTCCTCGGGCGTCCGGCGCAGCTCTCCCATGCCCGCTTCCACTCCCTGCGCGACGATAATCTCGCGCTCGCCATTGGCCATGCCGTCGAGCATGATCTTGGCGGCATCGGGAGCCGGAATGCCTTCGTCGATGACCTTGTCCGAACTGCCCCGCTTGCTGCCGTCACCGACCAGCGCGTTGCGCGCGACATCGGTCGCAACCGAACCGGGATAGATGACGTGTACGCTGACGCCGGATTGCGACAATTCCGCGCGCAAGGCGTCACCATATCCGGCAAGCCCGAACTTCACCGCGCAATAGGCGGTGCGCATCGGCACACCGACCTTGCCCGCGATCGACGAGATAAAGGCCAAAGCGCCCGAGCCTCGCTCTGCCATGTGTCCGA
It encodes:
- a CDS encoding alpha/beta hydrolase, encoding MTSLEQTRIALANGIELNVVDIGPRDAPALIFLHGFPENHRTWRHQLAHFSDRYRCIAPDQRGYAGSSKPQGAENYTPDKMIGDVFLLADALGVETFTIVGHDWGGAIAWGVALGGQHARVERAIIANAPHPAIFQKLLYTHHGQREASQYIRGFKDPANDALIREKGLTGILLQEVNWDRPDAMPKEERARLLREWEDRDACFGMLNYYRGSTMHVPTMDEPFEIPADYSPPDLPKLTIPTLVVWAMDDLALPSENIEGLDNVIDPLTIEPVYGCGHFVTWEAPEAMNAAMEKFLAE
- a CDS encoding DUF2332 domain-containing protein encodes the protein MSDGGIMGLEEFAAALDWQAAHAEENDAPCTARVIRALAKVREGDTATGRRIANWQGLTLKDAMPLRMAGGLHHLLLSGEDERLARVYSGQISDQGQVDRLVCELVETYDTLLLPWLDGPPQTNEAGRSASLMAGLLWLAQRTVPRFELFELGASAGVNTMLDRYHFKLGATEVGPAKSPMQIEPKWRGGGGSPPAPPEAFKILSVRGCDVAPVDLSDTASALKLKSYVWPDAPVRMARIDAAIQLAGERAPDLVKQDAGDFAAEMLARPQAEGTTRAMFHSIMWQYMPSETQDAITAAMEDAGAKATPERPLGWVSLETDPATFRHELKVRYWNGGADDGATTLLSHAHPHGAWVEWVGG
- the hisG gene encoding ATP phosphoribosyltransferase, translating into MTSNSKPSATGQLTFAVPKGRILDEALPVMARAGVVPEDGFHDKSNRSLSFGTSRDDMRLIRVRAFDVATFVAHGAAQVGIVGSDVIEEFDYSDLYAPVDLDIGHCRLSVARLASDPEETAGASHLRVATKYPSLTRRHFERQGVQAECVKLNGAMELAPSLGLARQIVDLVSTGTTLKQNGLVETQKIIDITARLIVNRAALKTDPRVADLVAAFRADAEGRAKGEAA
- the hisD gene encoding histidinol dehydrogenase, which gives rise to MQQISTLDPDFEQRFKRVVEARREADSDVAGQVLDILRTVKTGGDDALVQYTQRYDGYSLIDDADWKVTAERCREAYEQIEQEQREALDLAASRIRAYHEAQLPENRDFTDEAGVRLGAIWRPVDAAGLYVPGGRAAYPSSLLMNAIPARVAGVERVVVVTPTPKGKSNPLVLAAAHIAGIDEIWRVGGAQAVGALAYGTDKIKPVDVITGPGNAYVAEAKRQLFGVVGIDMVAGPSEILVVADGKNDPDWIAADLLSQAEHDPTSQSILITDDQGFAAQVRACIDLQLTQLDTGKTAKASWDDYGVIIIVNDIAEEAPALINRLAAEHLELAIDEPEALMREVRHAGSIFLGRMTPEAVGDYVAGPNHVLPTGRRARFSSGLSVLDFMKRTSFIGLDDAALGKIGPAAVTLAHAEGLPAHAKSVELRLK
- the nusB gene encoding transcription antitermination factor NusB gives rise to the protein MTTPARSQARSTARLAAVQALYQQHMEKTALAKLLDEFHQHRLGREVDDEDHEGEVFADAEVEFFDDIVRGVDARRDEIDAVLTAKLAGGWTLKRLDKTMLQILRAGTYELIARADVPAASAISEYVDVAKAFFDDREAKFVNGILDAVAKEVRS
- a CDS encoding SDR family NAD(P)-dependent oxidoreductase, with amino-acid sequence MDYAGKVVWITGASSGIGAALARDVARRGAHVVLSGRDETRLAEVAADCGETLILPFDVRDDDALADATAKATAWEGGVDIAFANAGVSQRSRALKTDMKVYRDIIDIDLTAQIAFSQSLIGHMAERGSGALAFISSIAGKVGVPMRTAYCAVKFGLAGYGDALRAELSQSGVSVHVIYPGSVATDVARNALVGDGSKRGSSDKVIDEGIPAPDAAKIMLDGMANGEREIIVAQGVEAGMGELRRTPEELLDQVAGMVAAGYMEKIEATE
- the thiL gene encoding thiamine-phosphate kinase, which produces MRALPLHQGARGLNDDAAVIEIGGETLVLTHDTMAEGTHFRADANLRDVAWKLVASNLSDLAAKGAEPVGVMLSYPLGDEDAEFVSGLWQALDAMDVQLLGGDTFAAKGARTIGLTAIGRATHIPVPARSGAQIGDAIYVTGTLGRAMLGFEGVQEHLDAFNRPEPRMLEGRTLAPCVTAMMDISDGLLLDAFRMAEASEATFAIEAAAVPVASADRRDECMRWGDDYELLFTLREGAESPVPASRIGTVEPLGFAPLVLDGHPLVNQQGLGFQHG